CGCTGGTGGCCACGCCGGAAGCGATCGAGATTCCGATCGTCTACGAAGACGACGACATCGTCGTGATCGACAAGCCGGCCGGCATGGTGACGCATCCGGCGCACGGCGCGACCAGCGGCACGGTGGTCAACGCGCTGCTCGCGCATATCGGCACGCTTCCCGGCGATCCGCTGCGGCCGGGACTGGTGCACCGGTTGGATCGCGATACCTCCGGACTGATGGTCGTCGCCAAAACCGCGGCAGCACTCTCGACGCTCGGCATCGCCATGCAAGCACGCCGTATCAAGCGCGAGTATCTCGGCTTGGTGCATGGCGTTCCCGAACACGCGCGCGGGACGATCGAAGGACCGATCGGGCGCGACCCGCACAACCGGCTCAAGTATGCGATCGTCGCCGGCGGCAAACCGGCGATCACCCATTACGAAGTGCGCGAGATTTTTCCAAAAGCTGCGGAACTCGTATTTCGCCTCGAGACCGGGCGCACGCATCAGATCCGCGTACACCTCGCCGCGATGGGGCACGCGATCGTGAACGATCCGCTCTACGGGCGGGAGGAGGCGCGCTTCGGTCTGGCCGGTCAAGCGCTGCACGCCTGGAAGCTCGCCCTTGACCATCCGCGCACCGAGCGCGCGCTCGTCTTCGAAGCCGATCCACCGCCGGAATACGACCATGCACGCGCTCTTCTCGCTGCGCGCGACTGACGCGGGAGCGCGGCGTGGTACGCTGCGCCTCTCCCACGGCGTCGTCGAGACACCGACCTTCATGCCGGTCGGTACGGCGGCGACGGTCAAAGCGCTTACGCCGGATGAGTTGCGCTGTGCGCACAGTCAGATCATTCTCGCGAATACATATCACCTCTGGCTGCGGCCGGGGAGAGAGACGATCGTCGAAGCCGGCGGCTTGCACCGCTTCATGGCGTGGGACGGCCCGATTCTCACCGACTCCGGCGGCTTCCAGGTCTTCAGCCTGCGGGAGCGACGCAAACTCGACGACGACGGCGTCACGTTTCAATCCCACATCGATGGGAGCACGCATCGCTTCACGCCCGAGAGCGTGATCGAATTCCAAGAAGCGCTCGGCGTCGACGTCGCAATGGTGCTCGACGTTTGCACGAAGCTGCCCGCGACGCGCGACGCGCTCGAGAAATCGGTCGCGATGACGAGCGCATGGGCGCGACGGTCGCGCGAGGCGTGGAAGAGCGAGCGGACGGCCGTGTTTGCGATCGTGCAGGGCGGCCTCGATCCGGAGCTGCGCGAGCGCAGCGCGCGAGAGCTCGTCGCGCTGGACTTTCCCGGTTACGCGATCGGCGGGTTGTCGGTCGGCGAGACGCGCGAGGAGATGTACGTCACGGCGCGCAGCTCGGCCGCGCTCTTACCGGTAGAGAAGCCGCGCTACCTGATGGGGGTCGGAACCGTGCGTGACATCATCGTGGCGGTCGACTGCGGAATCGATATGTTCGATTGCGTCTATCCCACGCGCTGCGGGCGCAACGCGCGGGCGATGACGCGCAGCGGCGAGTATAATATCCGCAACGCGGCGTACGGGCGCGATTACACGCCGGTCGACCCGCAATGCGATTGTTACGTCTGCACGACCTACACGCGAGCGTATCTCTCGCATCTCTTCCGCGCGAACGAGATGCTAGGCCCGCGCCTGCTCTCATACCACAACGTCTACCTCCTCAACGATCTGATGCGCGACGCCCGCGAGGCGATCGAGTGCAAGCAGTGGCAGCAATACCGCGACCTCGTCCTAGGGAAGCTCTGAAGAACACAGACCTTGTCTCTGTTGTTCGGCCGGCTGTGGTGATTTCGAGGTAGGATTATACTCAGATGGAACGGTCCAAATCACACGTACTTAGCAGGAGCGTCAGCGGACTGATACGACTCGTATATTCGGTGGCCGGTTCGATTGTCACCATCGCTGCAGTCGGGTGCTTTTTCCTGGCGATGATCCTGCCGATGCGCTGTGGATTGGTGTCGGCCATTGGTGGTGTGGAGTTTGGGTTTATCTTTGCGCCGCCCATTCCCATCATCGCGGCAATAGCTGGCGCGTTACTCGGTTGGTTCCTGCGCCGGCGCTATCTTACTCTTGCATTAGCGGCGTTGCTCCTGTGCCTGGGCGTGATCGCCTTCGAGCAGCTGGTCCCGCATATCGACAACCCAACAGCCTCGAAATGCCGATTCGATTTTTAGACAGATCTTGTCGTTTGTGAAAATCGCGTGATAGTGTATGCGTGAAATGGCCCGCGGGATCGACACCAAGCCCTATCTCGAATGGCTCGACGGCGTGGAAAGCGTCGCGGTGAGCCCGAATACGCCCCATGGGATCGTCGCTATAACGATCGCCGAACTATTCAACCGGCGCGGGGACAGCTTTGGTCTGGCCATGCTGGAGGTCCATCTTCGCGTTAGCGATACACCAGGAAAGCGCACGGTGCTCCTCCCCGACGTTGCGCTTTATCGCGTGGAAATACTGCGGGCGCTCGATCCGGTGGATCGGCTGCTCCCGAACGTCCCGCCCGAGATCATCGTCGAAGTACGCTCGCCGAACGACCGGCCAGGTTTTCGCGAAGAAAAAATCCGGCGCTATCTCGCCTGGGGCTGTCCGCTGGTCTTCGACGTGGATCCGCCTTCCCGCACGATCGTCGTCCACACGAAAGATCGCGCGCGGATGCTCGTGGCAGGCGATCGCTTCAGCGATCCCGCCGCGGCATGGCTCGAATTCGACGTCCGCGAGGTGTTCGAACGCCTCGATCTTTTAGGATTCTAGGGAAGCCTAGAGCGCGCGGACGACGGCGGCGCAGTCGGCGCAGATCGACGGATGTTCGGGATCGGTGCCGAGCTCGCGAAACTTCCAGCAGCGGCGGCATTTCTCGCCGTAGGCGGGATGGATCGTGAGACCGGTTTCCTCGCCGGGTGATTCACGCAGGTCCAATTGCGAGACGACCAACGCTTCGCGCAGGTTGTCTCCGAGCGCGCTCAGCTCGCCGAAGCGCGCGGCGGGGACCCGCAGCTCGACCCGCGCTTCGAAATCGCGGGGGCTCTCCGATGCAGCGACGCGGGCGCGCAGTTCGCGCAGCATCTCCCACAGTTCCCGTTCGCGCGGCGGCGCGGTCGCCGGTGCGCCGAATGCCGAATCGAAGACGCTGCGTTCGTCGCCGCGCAGCCGCTCCGGGACCTCTTGCCAGGCTTCCTCGGCGGTGAACGAGAGAATCGGCGCAACCGCCGTCAGCAACCGTTTGAGCGCGTAGAGCAGCGCGGATTGCGCGCTGCGCCGGCGACGGCTGTTCTCGCCCAGCGAGTAGAGCGGGTCTTTGAGGGCGTCGAAATAGAAACTCGACATCGCACTTTCGAACTCGACCACACGTAGATATGCGTCGTGGATGGCAAAGGTCTCGTAGAGCGCCTTTACCTCGGCGACGAAGGTGTCGGTGATCGCACAGGCCAGGCGATCGAGCGGTTCCATCTCCTCGCGCGCAACGACGTCGTGGGCACCCAGATCGTCGAGGTTCGAGAGCATGAAGCGAATGCGGTTGCGGATGTTGCGATAGACTCGGCCGACCTGTTCGATCACGTTCGGACCGAAGCGCACGTCGTCGACGAATTCCACCGACGCGGACCATAGACGCAGCACGTCGGCGCCCCAGCGGTTCATCGCCTCGACCGCGTCAAGGCCGGTGCCGCGCGACTTGGACATCGCCCGCCCCTGCTCGTCGTTGACCCAGCCATTCTTCACCACGCGTTTGTACGGTGCATCGCCTTTGATCGCGACGCCGGTCAGCAGCGAACTGCGGAACCAGCCGCGGAACTGATCGCCGCCTTCGAGATACATCTCACACGGCCAGGGGATATCATCGTGACCGAGCACCGCTAAATGCGTCACGCCCGACTCAAACCAAATATCGACGATGTTCATCTCCTTCTCGAACGTGGTTCCGCGACAATTCGGGCAGTGAAACCCCGCCGGCAGATACATCTCGACCGGATCGACCCACCACGAACCCGCGCCCGCTTCAGCGAAGCGTTTCGCCACGTTCCGTGCGACGTGCGGATCGAGCATCGATTCGCCGCATGCGGCGCAGAGCAGGGCCGGGATCGGGGTGCCCCAGATTCGCTGGCGCGAAAGGCACCATTCGGGATGCTTTTCGATCATCTGACGCTGACGCGCGCGGCCCCACTCGGGAACGTAATCGACACGATCGACCGCTTCGATTGCGCGCGCGCGCAGGCGATTCTGATCCATCGCGATGAACCACTGCGCGGTCGCTCGAAAGATGACCGGGTTGTGACAGCGCCAGCAGTGCGGATAGGAATGTTCGTACTCCTCCACGCGCCAGAGCGCGCCGCTCGCGCGCAGGTCTTCGACGATGACCTTGTTGGCCTTGAAGATGAACAGGCCCGCGTATGGACCAGCCTCTTGCGTGAAATGTCCCGACGCATCGACCGGGTTGAGGATCGGTAGATCGTACTTGACCCCGGTATCGAAGTCGTCGGCACCGTGTCCGGGCGCCGTGTGCACCGCGCCCGTTCCGGTTTCGAGATCGACGTAATCGGCGAGCACGATGACCGAATCGCGATCCATGAAGGGATGGCGCACGCGCAGATCGTCGAGACGATCGCCGGCGACGCTCGCGAGCAATTCCGCGCGCGCAAAGGCTTCCCCGAGCGCCTTCGGCGCAAGCGCGCTGGCGAGAATCAGCAGCTCGTCGTCGACGCGATAGAGTCCGTAGGTGGCGTCGGCCCGCAGCGCGATCGCGACGTTGGCCGGCAACGTCCACGGCGTGGTCGTCCAGATCAGGACCGACGTCCTTCGAGGCTCGCCTTCGGCGAGCACCTCAGGATGACGTGAAGCGGCAAACACCGACAGTATAGCCTCACGCTGTTCGTCGCCGGCCGAAAAGCGGACGTAGATCGAAGGCGAGATCTTCGGCTCATATTCGATTTCCGCCTCGGCCAGCGCCGTTTCGTCGTGAACGCACCACAACGTCGAGCGCAACCCCTTGTAGAGCTGCTTGCGCTCGGCCAAGTCGGCGAGCGCGTTGACGATCGTCGCCTCGAACGACGGATCGATCGTCCGATACGGCCGGTCGAAGTGACCGAAGACGCCCATCCGCTGACGCGCTTCACTTTGACGCCCAAGCCAAAAGAGCGCGCGCTCCTTGCAGCGTTCGCGCAGTTCGAGCGGGTCGATCGCGTGAAAGTCCTTGATGCCCAGGAATTTGAGCGTCTCGAGTTCGATCGGCAACCCGTGCATGTCCCAACCGGGAATGAAATCGGCCCACTTCCCGTCGAGCAGCGCAATCTTCACGAACATGTCCTTGAGCACCATGTTCAGGAAGTGCCCCATGTGCAACTCGCCGTTGGCGTAAGGCGGACCGTCGTGGAGAATCCACGGCCCGTTCTTGCGATTGGCTTCGAGCCTGCGCTCGTAGACGCGTTGCGCATTCCACCACGCGAGCCGATCGGGTTCGCGTTTGGGTAGATCCGCTTTCATCGGGAAGGCGGTCTTGGGTAAACGTAAGGTATCGCGATAATCGCGTTCGACGGTCTCACTCATGGATCGCGCATCAATTCGCCGAGCACGTCGAAATTTCGTGCCGCGGCGGCGGCAATCTCGGCAGCCTGCCGGCGAAGCGCGGACGCGAGCGCCTCCCGCTGCGACATCAGTCGGTCGACCAGCGCGTCGACCGCAAGATCGGCCGGCGCGGCTTTGCCCGGCGTCCAGAGCGGCTCCAGCGGATACGCGAGATCGTCGCAGAGCGCGGCGACCTTCGGATCGTAGGGGATGGCGAGAAACGGTACGCCGAAACGCGCCGCCAAGATCAGCGCGTGCAAGCGCATTGCGACGACCACGTGCGCTCCGCGCAGAATCGCCGCGGCGCGCGCGAGCGAACACTCCGGCAAAAGCATCGGCGCGCTCTTGCACAGACGAATGATCGAGGTCGAGATCTCGGCGTCGCCGGCGCCACCCATCGGCAGGAACGCAACGCGAACGCCGTGCGTCTGCGCCAGACGATCGACCGCGCGAGCAATCGCGTACTGACCTTCCTTGAGGCTGGAAACCTTGCGCACGCTCACGATCGCGTAGGGATCGGGTCCCAATCCCTCGCTACCAAGGTCGACCTCCTCGACCGGAAGTTCGTAGAGAA
The Candidatus Baltobacteraceae bacterium genome window above contains:
- a CDS encoding RluA family pseudouridine synthase, coding for MSDHAVTPEEAGTRADVIVARLSGATRSLVADAVKRGNVRVNGVPVKASHPLESGDLLVYDVQPREPLVATPEAIEIPIVYEDDDIVVIDKPAGMVTHPAHGATSGTVVNALLAHIGTLPGDPLRPGLVHRLDRDTSGLMVVAKTAAALSTLGIAMQARRIKREYLGLVHGVPEHARGTIEGPIGRDPHNRLKYAIVAGGKPAITHYEVREIFPKAAELVFRLETGRTHQIRVHLAAMGHAIVNDPLYGREEARFGLAGQALHAWKLALDHPRTERALVFEADPPPEYDHARALLAARD
- the tgt gene encoding tRNA guanosine(34) transglycosylase Tgt, whose translation is MHALFSLRATDAGARRGTLRLSHGVVETPTFMPVGTAATVKALTPDELRCAHSQIILANTYHLWLRPGRETIVEAGGLHRFMAWDGPILTDSGGFQVFSLRERRKLDDDGVTFQSHIDGSTHRFTPESVIEFQEALGVDVAMVLDVCTKLPATRDALEKSVAMTSAWARRSREAWKSERTAVFAIVQGGLDPELRERSARELVALDFPGYAIGGLSVGETREEMYVTARSSAALLPVEKPRYLMGVGTVRDIIVAVDCGIDMFDCVYPTRCGRNARAMTRSGEYNIRNAAYGRDYTPVDPQCDCYVCTTYTRAYLSHLFRANEMLGPRLLSYHNVYLLNDLMRDAREAIECKQWQQYRDLVLGKL
- a CDS encoding Uma2 family endonuclease; this encodes MREMARGIDTKPYLEWLDGVESVAVSPNTPHGIVAITIAELFNRRGDSFGLAMLEVHLRVSDTPGKRTVLLPDVALYRVEILRALDPVDRLLPNVPPEIIVEVRSPNDRPGFREEKIRRYLAWGCPLVFDVDPPSRTIVVHTKDRARMLVAGDRFSDPAAAWLEFDVREVFERLDLLGF
- the ileS gene encoding isoleucine--tRNA ligase — translated: MSETVERDYRDTLRLPKTAFPMKADLPKREPDRLAWWNAQRVYERRLEANRKNGPWILHDGPPYANGELHMGHFLNMVLKDMFVKIALLDGKWADFIPGWDMHGLPIELETLKFLGIKDFHAIDPLELRERCKERALFWLGRQSEARQRMGVFGHFDRPYRTIDPSFEATIVNALADLAERKQLYKGLRSTLWCVHDETALAEAEIEYEPKISPSIYVRFSAGDEQREAILSVFAASRHPEVLAEGEPRRTSVLIWTTTPWTLPANVAIALRADATYGLYRVDDELLILASALAPKALGEAFARAELLASVAGDRLDDLRVRHPFMDRDSVIVLADYVDLETGTGAVHTAPGHGADDFDTGVKYDLPILNPVDASGHFTQEAGPYAGLFIFKANKVIVEDLRASGALWRVEEYEHSYPHCWRCHNPVIFRATAQWFIAMDQNRLRARAIEAVDRVDYVPEWGRARQRQMIEKHPEWCLSRQRIWGTPIPALLCAACGESMLDPHVARNVAKRFAEAGAGSWWVDPVEMYLPAGFHCPNCRGTTFEKEMNIVDIWFESGVTHLAVLGHDDIPWPCEMYLEGGDQFRGWFRSSLLTGVAIKGDAPYKRVVKNGWVNDEQGRAMSKSRGTGLDAVEAMNRWGADVLRLWSASVEFVDDVRFGPNVIEQVGRVYRNIRNRIRFMLSNLDDLGAHDVVAREEMEPLDRLACAITDTFVAEVKALYETFAIHDAYLRVVEFESAMSSFYFDALKDPLYSLGENSRRRRSAQSALLYALKRLLTAVAPILSFTAEEAWQEVPERLRGDERSVFDSAFGAPATAPPRERELWEMLRELRARVAASESPRDFEARVELRVPAARFGELSALGDNLREALVVSQLDLRESPGEETGLTIHPAYGEKCRRCWKFRELGTDPEHPSICADCAAVVRAL
- the csaB gene encoding polysaccharide pyruvyl transferase CsaB, producing MRVLLSGYYGFGNLGDEALLEVIVTQLQKRFPAMQIDVLSATPGLTARTYGVEATPRWNMRLVRDAIARADVVLSGGGGLLQSATSVRSVVYYTGILREAVRQRRKAMIFAQSVGPLDLLGRIVVRNFCRGVNRATVRDARSQRLLQSLLPQTPVERTADPVFLYELPVEEVDLGSEGLGPDPYAIVSVRKVSSLKEGQYAIARAVDRLAQTHGVRVAFLPMGGAGDAEISTSIIRLCKSAPMLLPECSLARAAAILRGAHVVVAMRLHALILAARFGVPFLAIPYDPKVAALCDDLAYPLEPLWTPGKAAPADLAVDALVDRLMSQREALASALRRQAAEIAAAAARNFDVLGELMRDP